The following are encoded in a window of uncultured Sphaerochaeta sp. genomic DNA:
- a CDS encoding MBL fold metallo-hydrolase: MIVERLVVGPYQTNCYIMGNEETSSAWIIDPGADGQLIIDRFTQRNLTPVAILLTHTHWDHITAIGTLIERWPDLELLVAEEEASSLSYEHVKQVCFDKSFLQMYDKELQKLPRPTGFLSDGQYLQDSHLLVLHTPGHTKGGVCLYHEEGQFMFTGDTLFAGSIGRTDLEGGSYTEIIASCKRLLDLPGEVQILPGHGPTSTIKNEYNNPFL; encoded by the coding sequence ATGATTGTGGAACGACTTGTGGTGGGGCCCTACCAGACGAACTGTTACATCATGGGTAATGAAGAGACCTCCAGTGCCTGGATCATCGATCCAGGGGCTGATGGTCAGCTCATCATTGACCGCTTCACCCAACGAAACCTCACCCCTGTCGCCATTCTTTTGACCCACACTCATTGGGACCATATTACTGCCATAGGAACCCTTATAGAGAGATGGCCTGATCTTGAGCTCCTTGTAGCTGAAGAGGAAGCCTCCTCACTATCATACGAGCATGTCAAACAGGTTTGTTTTGATAAGAGTTTCCTTCAAATGTATGACAAGGAGTTGCAAAAGCTACCCAGACCAACAGGGTTTCTCTCTGATGGCCAGTATTTGCAAGACAGCCACCTGCTGGTGTTGCACACCCCGGGTCATACCAAGGGGGGTGTATGCTTATATCATGAGGAAGGACAGTTTATGTTTACCGGTGATACACTGTTTGCCGGCAGTATAGGCCGGACTGATCTGGAAGGTGGTTCCTACACCGAGATTATAGCAAGTTGCAAACGATTGCTCGATCTCCCTGGGGAAGTACAAATACTTCCCGGGCATGGACCTACCAGTACTATCAAGAACGAATACAACAATCCATTTCTGTAA
- the mltG gene encoding endolytic transglycosylase MltG, with translation MAEKPKPPKQLTLDLEGKEEKPKQKKSTSSHKVVLDASTPSKKTSTPRKKPTVTTRSMTVKIPSDKQPVVKPETKVPPAKKKPTPRTADQPNPHVVQTRTRKHPATKTSKPKKQQVVPPKIGKRTSYRPPLSKRLLLPLLIALLVCTVLIILYAHFERPSILDRSPSVIEERDVVALTIESGMTARTVSLLLEQLGVVEDAQTFLAYLVDEELATVIQTGTYIMGRNLEFREVASMLANTEKTMDVTIPPGFTILEIDGYLASRLGGEAGLFIEAVNDLVSAYQLSFAEGWLLSGPYTVHRNRAGEELALAMYQKMLRELQGLLDSPLLERYSIEELLIVASMIQAETQDVTQMEGISSVIHNRLKNGEPLGIDATTRYEIGDWENPIPIEALETKSPYNTRRKAGLPPSGICSPGVDALEAAFFPKDSPYFYYLHGYDKEIHYAETYEEHKQNISLYR, from the coding sequence ATGGCTGAGAAACCCAAACCTCCAAAACAGCTCACCCTTGACCTCGAGGGAAAGGAAGAGAAGCCAAAGCAAAAGAAGAGTACCTCATCCCACAAGGTAGTACTCGATGCTTCCACCCCGTCAAAAAAAACCAGTACACCAAGAAAGAAGCCAACCGTTACCACACGCAGCATGACGGTAAAGATTCCTTCTGACAAGCAACCAGTGGTAAAGCCCGAGACTAAGGTTCCTCCTGCAAAGAAAAAGCCAACTCCCCGCACCGCTGATCAACCGAATCCCCATGTGGTGCAGACAAGGACCCGCAAGCATCCTGCAACCAAGACCTCCAAGCCCAAGAAACAGCAGGTGGTACCTCCAAAGATTGGCAAGCGTACCTCCTACCGTCCTCCTCTTTCCAAACGGCTTCTGCTTCCTCTACTTATCGCCTTGTTGGTATGTACCGTACTTATCATCCTCTACGCACACTTTGAGAGGCCTTCCATTCTTGACCGTTCTCCATCGGTGATAGAAGAGCGTGATGTTGTTGCTCTGACCATTGAGAGTGGGATGACCGCACGTACGGTCAGTCTCTTACTCGAACAGTTGGGGGTGGTTGAGGATGCACAGACGTTTCTTGCCTATTTGGTGGATGAAGAACTTGCTACGGTGATTCAGACAGGAACCTATATCATGGGCCGCAATCTGGAGTTCCGTGAAGTTGCTTCCATGCTTGCAAACACAGAGAAAACCATGGATGTTACTATACCTCCTGGTTTCACCATCCTTGAGATTGATGGCTATCTAGCAAGCAGACTGGGAGGGGAAGCTGGACTCTTCATTGAAGCAGTCAATGATTTGGTATCTGCCTACCAGCTCAGCTTTGCTGAGGGGTGGTTGTTGAGCGGACCCTATACGGTTCATCGTAATCGTGCAGGAGAGGAGTTGGCTCTGGCAATGTATCAGAAAATGCTACGTGAATTGCAAGGGCTGTTGGACTCACCTCTGCTTGAACGCTACAGCATCGAGGAACTCTTGATAGTAGCCTCCATGATCCAGGCTGAGACGCAGGATGTAACACAGATGGAAGGGATTTCCTCGGTTATCCATAACCGTTTAAAGAATGGTGAACCATTGGGAATTGATGCAACCACCCGCTATGAGATTGGTGATTGGGAAAACCCAATACCAATTGAAGCCTTGGAGACAAAGAGCCCGTATAATACGCGGAGAAAGGCAGGCTTGCCACCATCAGGGATTTGCAGCCCTGGAGTTGATGCGCTTGAGGCAGCTTTCTTCCCGAAGGACTCTCCCTATTTCTACTATCTACATGGGTATGACAAGGAAATCCATTATGCTGAGACCTACGAAGAGCATAAGCAGAACATTAGTCTGTATCGCTAG
- a CDS encoding DbpA RNA binding domain-containing protein: MDIDNKSTPTDDLVIDTIQLLAGKTKADPNPDELEQLKRLIKKNVPFTLRGYFMAYLLREVLQANTPKKAGSRPAPKAKREAPAKKEESKDVKESQQPRKKAPRALPEGARTLYLNIGKMKRLYTKELSQILQTELGIERDDIYSIRIHDKYSFISMSEENCEKAIEKLNGMDIRGRTASISYSNKE; the protein is encoded by the coding sequence ATGGATATTGACAACAAGAGCACCCCGACCGACGACCTGGTAATTGACACCATCCAGCTGCTTGCTGGTAAAACCAAGGCCGACCCAAACCCTGATGAATTGGAACAACTCAAGCGTCTGATCAAAAAGAATGTCCCATTCACACTTCGTGGCTATTTTATGGCTTATTTGCTTAGGGAAGTCCTGCAGGCAAATACCCCGAAAAAGGCTGGCTCAAGGCCGGCACCGAAGGCAAAAAGAGAAGCTCCTGCAAAGAAAGAGGAGTCCAAGGATGTGAAGGAGAGCCAACAACCCCGCAAGAAAGCGCCTAGGGCCCTTCCAGAGGGAGCAAGAACACTGTACTTGAACATCGGCAAGATGAAGAGACTGTACACCAAGGAACTGAGCCAGATCCTCCAGACAGAGCTTGGTATCGAGCGAGATGATATTTACAGCATCCGTATCCATGACAAGTACTCTTTCATCAGCATGAGTGAAGAGAACTGTGAGAAAGCTATTGAGAAGCTTAATGGAATGGATATCAGAGGAAGGACGGCTTCCATCAGCTATTCCAACAAGGAGTAG
- a CDS encoding S-adenosyl-l-methionine hydroxide adenosyltransferase family protein, translating to MKRKLRDSLVALQAWKERKTVVFLSDFGMSDGAVSAMHGVANGVSNLLRLEDLTHEIPQFNIWEASYRLVQALPYWAKGTVFVCVVDPGVGSDRKSVVALTESGHLIVTPDNGTLTHVADSIGILEVRMINVDTHRLSGSQKSHTFHGRDVYAYTGARLASGDLDYEEIGPLVPKTVKLKMERSRIEGSSLVGSVDILDARYGSLWTNISADFLDELSLGNGDLLQTTISYNGRIVYGYKLPICKSFTEVGKGEPLIYINSLLNLAVALNQGNFATTYGIGTGEGWKISFSVIE from the coding sequence ATGAAAAGGAAACTGCGCGATAGCTTGGTAGCCTTGCAGGCTTGGAAGGAGCGGAAGACAGTCGTATTTCTCAGTGATTTCGGCATGTCAGACGGAGCAGTAAGTGCCATGCATGGGGTGGCCAACGGGGTGTCCAATCTTCTAAGATTGGAGGACCTTACCCATGAAATTCCTCAATTCAACATCTGGGAGGCCTCCTACCGACTGGTACAGGCACTTCCCTATTGGGCCAAGGGAACCGTCTTTGTCTGTGTAGTCGATCCAGGAGTGGGGTCAGACCGGAAAAGTGTTGTTGCTCTAACGGAAAGTGGCCATCTGATCGTTACCCCTGACAACGGAACGCTGACCCATGTGGCAGACAGCATCGGGATTCTGGAGGTGAGGATGATCAATGTTGATACCCACCGTCTCTCAGGCAGCCAGAAAAGCCACACATTCCATGGAAGAGATGTATATGCATATACCGGGGCACGTTTGGCCTCCGGTGATCTGGACTACGAAGAAATTGGTCCATTGGTTCCAAAAACCGTCAAACTGAAAATGGAACGTTCCAGAATTGAAGGGTCCTCATTGGTCGGTTCGGTGGATATCCTGGATGCCCGCTATGGTTCGCTCTGGACCAATATCAGTGCTGACTTTTTGGATGAGCTTTCTCTGGGTAACGGGGATTTGCTGCAGACAACCATCTCCTACAATGGCCGTATCGTCTATGGATACAAGCTTCCCATCTGTAAGTCCTTCACAGAAGTGGGGAAGGGTGAGCCTCTTATCTACATCAACAGCCTTCTCAATCTTGCAGTTGCCCTGAATCAGGGGAATTTTGCAACAACCTACGGAATTGGGACAGGTGAGGGGTGGAAAATCAGTTTTTCGGTGATAGAATGA
- a CDS encoding DUF3744 domain-containing protein, with translation MQTPQIVFKDFSFTYQGQTEPTLKHINLTISEGEKVLIVGPSGSGKSTLGYCINALIPHAYSGIIEGTASICSMNLEDGDIYAVNKKVGTVLQDTDAQFVGLTVAEDIAFSLENQCMERHNMENLVSQMAGVVGMQDFLKQSPQEISGGQKQRVSLAGVLVDDVEVLLFDEPLANLDPATGLKAMGLIDQLSKETGKTVLIIEHRLEDVLSHPIDRILVMQEGSLVADTTPQALLGTALLSELGLRDPLYLAALRMAGCDFSMLGDVSSLDTIHLRGCMDRVKAWHQKEQRSIDIQEKPVQLELEHISYSYDGLKTVLDDVSATIHKGEMVGILGNNGAGKSTLAQILMGVIRQDAGHIRYEGTLLDAYSASQRSSRIGFVMQNPNHMISCDLVYDEVAFALRQQGYEEEQIKDRVMDVLGLCALRPYHHWPISALSYGQKKRVTIASILVTNPKLLILDEPTSGQDYQRYTALMEFLSELNRKTGLTILFITHDMHLALEYTHRSLVLNDGQLLCDKPTSEVFADDMVLLKANLKETSLSLLAKRCGVVDISSFIDTFVHTEQETRLRVTEVSQIPALDQPLSAMKPKKKRMERAKKEGRKFGFALTYEETDSPLHRLNGVTKFILFLTWIVFCLTTFDIRFLMVSTIISFSLLSLTKIPLRKFSPYIIGMLTVIVLNAIFIYLFSPDQGTRYLGSRTIILGPEHARYSLSVETLFYLVVVCLKYFSIFPMALLFVSITHPSQFASSLNRLGVSYRISYAVALALRYLPEVTKSYMHILHAQMARGVDFSFQTPLKKRISSLGRVITPLVFSSLDRIDVITNAMVLRGFARSNSRTWYMQRKLKSVDFVVLALIVALLAASLYSRFIVKVMFWYPF, from the coding sequence ATGCAAACACCTCAGATCGTTTTCAAGGATTTCAGTTTTACATACCAAGGTCAGACGGAACCCACGCTTAAGCATATCAACCTCACCATCAGTGAGGGAGAGAAAGTCTTGATCGTGGGACCATCCGGCAGTGGCAAAAGTACCCTAGGGTACTGCATCAATGCGCTTATCCCCCACGCCTACAGTGGTATCATCGAAGGAACTGCCTCCATTTGTTCGATGAATCTTGAGGATGGAGATATCTACGCAGTGAACAAGAAGGTGGGTACTGTGCTGCAGGATACTGATGCCCAGTTTGTTGGATTGACTGTCGCTGAGGATATTGCATTTTCATTGGAAAACCAGTGCATGGAACGCCATAACATGGAAAACCTGGTGTCCCAAATGGCTGGGGTGGTTGGGATGCAGGATTTCTTGAAGCAAAGTCCACAAGAAATTTCTGGAGGCCAGAAACAGCGGGTGTCTCTTGCCGGCGTATTGGTGGATGATGTGGAAGTTTTGCTCTTTGATGAGCCGCTTGCAAACCTCGACCCAGCTACCGGTTTGAAGGCAATGGGTCTTATTGATCAGCTTTCCAAGGAGACGGGAAAGACTGTCTTGATCATAGAACATCGGCTCGAGGATGTGCTCTCCCATCCCATTGACCGAATCCTGGTGATGCAGGAAGGTTCTTTGGTTGCCGATACCACCCCACAGGCACTGCTGGGAACAGCCCTATTGAGTGAGCTTGGCTTGCGAGATCCCTTGTATCTGGCGGCTTTACGGATGGCAGGATGTGATTTTTCCATGCTTGGTGATGTAAGCAGCCTGGATACCATACATCTTAGGGGATGCATGGATAGGGTCAAGGCATGGCATCAAAAGGAACAGAGGTCCATCGATATACAGGAGAAGCCTGTTCAGTTGGAACTGGAACATATCAGCTATTCCTATGATGGCCTGAAGACTGTGCTGGATGATGTCAGTGCAACCATTCATAAAGGGGAGATGGTCGGCATCCTGGGGAACAATGGGGCAGGGAAATCCACCCTCGCACAGATACTGATGGGAGTAATCCGCCAAGATGCCGGTCATATCCGGTATGAAGGAACCTTGTTGGATGCCTACTCAGCCAGCCAACGCTCTTCAAGGATCGGGTTTGTTATGCAGAACCCGAATCATATGATCAGTTGTGACCTCGTCTATGATGAGGTTGCCTTTGCCCTCAGGCAACAAGGTTATGAGGAAGAGCAGATCAAGGACCGTGTCATGGACGTACTTGGGCTCTGTGCACTCCGGCCTTACCATCACTGGCCCATCTCAGCACTGAGCTACGGACAGAAAAAGCGGGTGACCATTGCCTCCATCCTCGTGACCAATCCAAAGCTGCTCATCCTTGATGAGCCAACCAGTGGGCAGGACTACCAGAGGTATACTGCATTGATGGAGTTCCTCTCTGAGCTGAATAGGAAGACCGGTCTGACCATTCTCTTCATCACCCATGATATGCACCTCGCTCTCGAATATACCCATCGTTCCTTGGTGCTGAATGATGGACAACTGCTCTGTGACAAGCCAACCAGTGAAGTCTTTGCCGATGATATGGTGCTCCTCAAAGCAAACCTGAAGGAGACCAGCCTTTCCTTGCTCGCAAAGCGGTGTGGTGTTGTCGATATCTCCTCATTCATCGATACATTTGTCCATACAGAACAAGAGACCCGTTTACGAGTGACCGAGGTTTCCCAGATTCCTGCCCTGGATCAACCGCTCTCTGCAATGAAGCCGAAAAAAAAGAGGATGGAACGGGCAAAGAAGGAGGGGAGAAAGTTTGGGTTTGCACTTACGTACGAAGAGACCGATTCCCCGTTGCATCGTCTCAATGGTGTTACAAAGTTTATCCTCTTCCTGACGTGGATTGTGTTCTGCCTTACCACGTTCGATATACGGTTCCTGATGGTAAGCACGATTATCTCTTTCTCCTTGCTCTCCCTGACAAAGATCCCCCTTCGCAAGTTCTCTCCCTACATCATAGGTATGTTGACGGTCATTGTCCTCAATGCCATCTTTATTTACCTTTTTTCTCCTGATCAAGGCACCCGGTATCTTGGCAGTAGGACCATTATCCTTGGCCCTGAGCATGCCAGATATTCCCTAAGTGTTGAAACCTTGTTCTACCTGGTGGTGGTCTGTCTGAAATATTTCTCCATCTTTCCGATGGCCTTGCTCTTTGTCAGCATCACCCATCCTTCACAGTTTGCTTCTTCCTTGAATCGCTTGGGGGTTTCTTATCGTATCAGCTACGCAGTTGCCCTTGCACTGAGGTATCTCCCTGAGGTGACAAAGAGCTATATGCATATCCTGCATGCGCAGATGGCAAGGGGCGTTGACTTCTCTTTCCAGACTCCACTTAAGAAACGAATCTCTTCACTCGGGCGTGTGATCACTCCCTTGGTTTTCAGCAGTCTTGACCGAATCGATGTCATTACCAATGCCATGGTACTTAGAGGATTTGCTCGTTCGAATAGCCGAACCTGGTACATGCAACGAAAATTAAAATCGGTGGATTTTGTGGTATTGGCTCTCATTGTGGCCCTCCTTGCAGCCAGCCTCTATTCACGTTTTATCGTAAAGGTTATGTTTTGGTACCCTTTTTAG
- a CDS encoding TraR/DksA family transcriptional regulator yields MSEAFVHEMEELLVSMRNELLEKLTEDNSDFREMVNSMGIKDSIDVAADDIAFKKMEAINKHEANRLRSIENAIARIHNGKYGSCLRCGKKIPEERLRAIPYAVLCIDCKNAEEVPGRR; encoded by the coding sequence ATGTCCGAGGCATTTGTGCATGAGATGGAAGAGCTTCTCGTTTCCATGAGAAATGAACTATTGGAGAAACTCACTGAGGATAACAGTGATTTCCGTGAGATGGTGAATTCCATGGGTATCAAGGACAGCATCGATGTTGCGGCTGATGATATTGCGTTCAAGAAGATGGAAGCGATCAACAAACATGAGGCAAACCGCCTCCGTTCCATCGAGAATGCCATCGCCCGTATCCATAATGGAAAATATGGATCCTGTCTGAGATGTGGAAAGAAGATTCCAGAGGAAAGGCTCAGAGCCATTCCCTATGCAGTACTTTGCATCGATTGCAAAAACGCAGAAGAGGTCCCGGGGAGAAGATAG
- a CDS encoding autorepressor SdpR family transcription factor — MGFSETMKAIADPQRREMLSLVKKQRLSAGEIATQFPNLSAATVSYHLSLLKKASLITETKYKNFIYYELNASVFEEIMLWCAQFTGGIDEKP; from the coding sequence ATGGGGTTTTCAGAAACCATGAAAGCGATAGCCGACCCCCAGCGAAGGGAGATGCTCTCCCTTGTCAAGAAACAACGACTGAGTGCAGGAGAAATTGCCACCCAGTTTCCCAACCTCTCTGCAGCCACAGTCTCCTACCATCTCTCATTGCTGAAAAAAGCTTCCCTGATCACAGAGACGAAATACAAGAACTTTATCTACTATGAACTCAATGCCTCAGTATTTGAGGAAATCATGCTTTGGTGTGCCCAGTTTACCGGAGGTATCGATGAAAAACCGTAA
- the cobS gene encoding adenosylcobinamide-GDP ribazoletransferase, giving the protein MITLGLGGALRTLTRFPLPYRALEKEQRILFWFPLVGSLFGLSFVSVSLLPFSPQIRSASIIALSAYLSRGFHLDGLCDFADGLGGGWNKERSLAIMKDSHSGAFALITLFCVLLIQYAALQQLADIPLALMLVPVQGRLNQVIAASLMNYAREGEGTASLLVRAAKPYHLVLPLLQILIVLVLLFIFSNEYALNAVFSFLFALLVCVFLMLVSKKRLGGVTGDVLGAVEVLTETAAMLGFLLPLASGALPR; this is encoded by the coding sequence GTGATTACACTCGGTCTTGGAGGAGCTCTGCGTACCCTCACTCGGTTCCCTCTTCCTTATCGGGCCTTGGAGAAGGAGCAACGAATCTTGTTCTGGTTTCCTCTTGTCGGGTCTCTCTTTGGACTTTCCTTCGTATCGGTCTCCCTGCTTCCTTTTTCACCCCAGATTCGCTCAGCAAGTATCATTGCACTCTCGGCATACCTGTCCAGGGGGTTTCATCTCGATGGACTCTGTGATTTCGCCGATGGGCTTGGGGGAGGGTGGAATAAGGAACGTAGCCTCGCCATCATGAAAGATAGTCACAGCGGAGCCTTCGCCCTTATTACCCTGTTCTGTGTGCTCTTGATACAATATGCAGCCTTGCAGCAACTTGCCGATATTCCTTTGGCATTGATGCTGGTACCAGTTCAGGGAAGACTGAACCAAGTCATAGCAGCCTCCTTGATGAACTATGCAAGGGAAGGAGAGGGAACAGCCTCCCTCCTTGTTCGTGCAGCAAAACCATATCATCTTGTCCTCCCTCTCCTGCAGATACTTATCGTTCTTGTTCTGTTGTTTATTTTTTCGAATGAATATGCGCTGAATGCTGTATTTTCGTTCCTCTTTGCACTCCTTGTTTGTGTTTTCCTGATGCTGGTCAGTAAAAAGCGACTTGGAGGGGTGACCGGTGATGTGCTGGGTGCTGTGGAGGTGCTCACTGAGACTGCTGCCATGCTTGGATTCCTTCTCCCTCTTGCATCGGGGGCCCTCCCTCGGTAA
- a CDS encoding SdpI family protein: protein MKNRNHLIDRTLIVTTIICLVPILFSVAVYQRLPDQVPIHFNAEGQPDNYASKAFGAFGMPLLLALLNIFVQLAVKTDPKRDTSSKLYHITRWTIAILTLFIVPFSLLIALGQPFRVEKVVPLAVSVLLLVVGNYLPKIKQNYTIGIKLPWTLADEENWKKTHRLAGWIWTFFSLLFILVILLDFYVVWIFFLGIAVMVTFPLVYSFILAQRQHTSDTD from the coding sequence ATGAAAAACCGTAACCATCTCATTGACAGAACCCTCATAGTCACGACCATTATATGCTTGGTCCCGATCCTCTTCTCGGTTGCTGTCTACCAGCGGTTGCCTGACCAGGTCCCCATACATTTCAATGCAGAGGGGCAGCCCGATAATTATGCGAGCAAGGCTTTCGGTGCATTCGGCATGCCATTGTTGTTGGCACTACTCAATATTTTTGTGCAACTTGCAGTGAAAACCGACCCAAAGCGAGATACCTCCAGCAAGCTCTATCATATAACACGATGGACCATCGCAATCTTGACACTGTTCATTGTTCCCTTCTCTCTCCTTATCGCACTTGGACAACCGTTCCGGGTAGAAAAGGTTGTCCCTTTGGCTGTAAGTGTACTGCTTCTGGTGGTAGGAAACTATCTACCAAAAATCAAGCAGAACTACACCATCGGCATAAAGCTGCCCTGGACCTTGGCCGATGAAGAGAACTGGAAGAAGACCCATCGTCTTGCCGGCTGGATCTGGACATTCTTCAGCCTACTCTTCATATTGGTCATCCTCCTCGATTTCTATGTTGTCTGGATTTTCTTTTTGGGCATCGCGGTAATGGTGACATTCCCATTGGTCTACTCTTTTATCTTGGCACAGAGACAACATACTAGCGATACAGACTAA
- the cobU gene encoding bifunctional adenosylcobinamide kinase/adenosylcobinamide-phosphate guanylyltransferase, with the protein MATIDIKKTLVKGYPLRPAKGTMVSTAGAMRIHTKIKSGVTLVIGGGRSGKSSYAQDYALGVCDGTQSRAYIATAEPIDEEMKARIAAHQKDRADRFITIEEPLDLAKAIQDLPPSVEVCIVDCLTVWLGNLLYHKGIPEKRFPEEDALYEVLKHPPCEILLITNETGLGLIPADAESRSFRDLSGWMNQDLAEISTNVILMVAGLPLALKGKVL; encoded by the coding sequence ATGGCAACCATTGATATAAAGAAGACTCTTGTAAAGGGATATCCGCTTAGGCCTGCAAAAGGCACGATGGTCTCCACCGCTGGGGCCATGAGAATCCACACAAAGATCAAGAGTGGCGTTACGCTGGTAATCGGGGGAGGAAGAAGCGGAAAGAGTTCCTATGCCCAGGATTATGCACTGGGAGTATGTGACGGTACCCAGTCACGCGCCTATATTGCTACCGCTGAACCGATTGATGAAGAGATGAAGGCACGGATTGCTGCCCATCAGAAGGATCGCGCTGATCGATTCATCACCATTGAGGAACCCCTTGACCTTGCGAAGGCCATACAGGACCTTCCCCCTTCAGTCGAGGTCTGTATTGTTGACTGTCTTACTGTCTGGTTGGGAAACCTCCTTTATCATAAAGGAATCCCTGAGAAAAGGTTCCCTGAGGAAGATGCTCTCTATGAGGTTCTCAAGCATCCCCCTTGTGAAATTCTCCTTATAACCAATGAAACAGGCCTTGGACTTATTCCTGCAGATGCAGAGAGTCGCTCTTTCAGGGACTTGAGTGGATGGATGAACCAGGACCTTGCCGAGATATCTACAAATGTAATTTTGATGGTTGCAGGCCTACCTCTAGCCCTCAAGGGAAAAGTCCTGTGA
- a CDS encoding ECF-type riboflavin transporter substrate-binding protein, protein MEQNKGMQPVRIVVIIAIGAALYGVGGLVSIPVFANTTIKPAMAILALFAAVFGPIVGFLVGFLGHWLTDLFAGWGVWPTWMLGSGIVGIAIGLFPAMSKKCVEKGELPRSSIGLFILLAFLGNFIGYMISALLDFLFFAEPMDKVITQQLIIAFSNTVVIAILGTLLLLLVVKRNKSREGLTRDEEA, encoded by the coding sequence ATGGAACAGAACAAAGGAATGCAACCGGTACGCATTGTCGTAATCATTGCCATCGGTGCAGCTCTCTATGGAGTGGGAGGATTGGTCAGTATCCCCGTCTTCGCCAACACCACCATCAAGCCTGCCATGGCTATTCTTGCCTTGTTTGCAGCTGTCTTTGGACCAATCGTTGGTTTCTTGGTAGGATTCCTGGGACACTGGCTGACCGACCTGTTTGCAGGATGGGGTGTGTGGCCTACGTGGATGCTTGGTAGTGGTATTGTGGGAATTGCGATCGGATTGTTTCCTGCTATGAGCAAGAAGTGTGTTGAAAAAGGAGAACTTCCCCGTTCCTCCATCGGTTTGTTCATCTTGCTCGCTTTCCTGGGAAATTTCATCGGATACATGATCAGCGCACTGCTTGATTTCCTCTTCTTCGCTGAGCCGATGGACAAGGTCATCACCCAGCAGTTGATCATTGCCTTCTCCAATACGGTTGTCATCGCCATACTTGGTACTCTCTTACTGCTGTTGGTTGTGAAACGCAACAAGAGCAGGGAAGGACTAACCAGGGACGAAGAAGCCTAA
- the thrH gene encoding bifunctional phosphoserine phosphatase/homoserine phosphotransferase ThrH, with amino-acid sequence MDIVCLDMEGVLVPEIWINVAERTGIEELKITTRDEPDYDKLMAGRIRILEEHNLKLKDIQDVIAQMGPMEGALSFLDSLRSMTQVVILSDTFSEFANPLMRQLNWPTIWCNSLEVDEDNRIIRHRMRLHDGKKKAIQALKALNYRTFAAGDSYNDLTMIQEADGGCLFRAPKNILEQYPHLQIAETYDEFLEIIKEFLV; translated from the coding sequence ATGGATATTGTGTGTCTTGATATGGAAGGGGTCTTGGTACCGGAGATTTGGATCAACGTAGCAGAGCGAACAGGTATCGAAGAGCTGAAGATTACCACCCGCGATGAACCGGATTATGACAAGCTGATGGCTGGACGGATTAGGATCCTTGAGGAACATAACCTGAAGCTGAAGGATATCCAGGATGTCATCGCCCAGATGGGTCCCATGGAAGGTGCACTCTCTTTTCTCGATTCACTGCGATCCATGACCCAGGTTGTCATTCTCAGCGATACGTTCAGCGAGTTTGCCAATCCCCTTATGCGTCAGCTCAATTGGCCTACCATCTGGTGTAATAGCCTGGAAGTTGATGAGGATAACCGCATCATCCGGCACAGGATGCGCCTACATGACGGCAAGAAGAAAGCCATCCAAGCGTTGAAGGCCCTCAATTACCGCACCTTTGCGGCTGGAGATTCCTACAACGACCTTACCATGATCCAGGAAGCGGATGGTGGTTGCTTGTTCCGTGCCCCCAAGAACATACTGGAGCAGTATCCCCATCTGCAGATAGCCGAGACCTATGATGAGTTCCTGGAGATCATCAAGGAGTTCCTGGTCTGA